One window from the genome of Cricetulus griseus strain 17A/GY chromosome 2, alternate assembly CriGri-PICRH-1.0, whole genome shotgun sequence encodes:
- the Mib2 gene encoding E3 ubiquitin-protein ligase MIB2 isoform X6 — protein sequence MDLDPHAGVQVGMRVVRGMDWKWGQQDGGEGGVGTVVELGRHGSPSTPDRTVVVQWDQGTRTNYRAGYQGAHDLLLYDNAQIGIRHPNIICDCCKKHGLRGMRWKCRVCFDYDLCTQCYMHNKHDLTHAFERYETSHSRPVTLSPRQGLPRVPLRGIFQGAKVVRGPDWEWGSQDGGEGKTGRVVDIRGWDVETGRSVASVTWADGTTNVYRVGHKGKVDLKCVGEAAGGFYYKEHLPKLGKPAELQRRVSADGQPFQRGDKVKCLLDTDVLRDMQEGHGGWNPRMAEHNSFWVGDVVRVIDDLDTAKRLQAGHGEWTDDMAPALGRVGKVVKVFGDGNLRVAVGGQRWTFSPSCLVAYRPEEDANLDVAERSRENKSSLSVALDKLRAQKSDPEHPGRLVVEAALGNVARALDLLRRHPEQVDTKNQGRTALQVAAYLGQVELVRLLLQARASVDLLDDEGNTALHYAALGNQPEATRVLLSAGCGVDARNGTRSTALHVAVQRGFLEVVKTLCERGCDVNLPDAHADTPLHSAISAGAGASSIVEVLTEVPGIDVTATNSQGFTLLHHASLKGHVLAVRKILARARQLVDAKKEDGFTALHLAALNNHREVAQVLIREGRCDVNVRNRKLQSPLHLAVQQAHLGLVPLLVDAGCSVNTEDEEGDTALHVALQRHQLLPLVADRAGGDPGPLQLLSRLQASGLPGSTELTVGAAVACFLALEGADISYANHRGRSPLDLATEGRVLKALQGCAQRFRERQAGGGGGMPPGPRHVLSTPNTVTNLHVSGTAGPDAAECLVCSELALLVLFSPCQHRTVCEECARRMKKCIRCQVVISKKLRPDGSEVVNTIQVPGPPRQLVEELQSRYRQMEERITCPICIDSHIRLVFQCGHGACAPCGAALNACPICRQPIRDRIQIFV from the exons ATGGACCTGGACCCCCATGCAGGCGTGCAGGTGGGCATGCGTGTGGTGCGTGGAATGGACTGGAAGTGGGGCCAGCAGGATGGAGGTGAGGGCGGTGTGGGCACTGTGGTGGAGCTTGGACGCCATGGCAGCCCCTCAACCCCCGACCGCACAGTTGTCGTTCAGTGGGACCAGGGCACACGCACCAACTATCGAGCTGGCTACCAAGGTGCCCATGACCTGCTGCTCTACGACAACGCCCAAATCG GTATCCGTCACCCCAACATCATCTGTGACTGCTGCAAGAAACATGGACTTCGTGGCATGCGTTGGAAGTGTCGTGTCTGCTTTGACTATGACCTCTGCACACAGTGCTACATGCACAACAAACATGACCTTACCCATGCCTTTGAGCGCTATGAGACATCCCACTCACGCCC GGTCACACTGAGTCCCCGACAGGGTCTCCCTCGAGTCCCACTAAGGGGCATCTTTCAGGGAGCAAAAGTGGTCCGAGGCCCTGACTGGGAATGGGGCTCACAAGATG gaggggaagggaagacagGCCGTGTGGTGGACATCCGTGgctgggatgtggagacaggCCGAAGTGTGGCCAGTGTGACATGGGCAGATGGAACCACCAATGTGTACCGTGTGGGCCACAAGGGCAAGGTGGACCTCAAGTGTGTTGGTGAGGCAGCTGGCGGCTTTTACTACAAGGAGCACCTCCCGAAGCTTG GCAAGCCAGCAGAGCTGCAGCGCAGGGTGAGTGCTGATGGCCAGCCCTTCCAGCGTGGAGACAAGGTCAAGTGTCTGCTGGACACAGATGTCCTAAGGGATATGCAAGAAGGCCATGGTGGCTGGAACCCTAGGATGGCGGAG CACAACAGCTTCTGGGTGGGTGACGTGGTCCGGGTCATCGATGATCTTGACACTGCGAAGCGACTGCAGGCTGGACATGGCGAATGGACCGATGACATGGCCCCT GCCCTGGGCCGAGTTGGGAAAGTGGTGAAGGTGTTTGGAGATGGAAACTTGCGAGTGGCAGTTGGTGGTCAACGGTGGACCTTTAGCCCCTCCTGCTTAGTGGCCTATCGGCCTGAGGAAGATGCCAACTTGGATGTGGCTGAGCGTTCCAGAGAGAACAAAA GCTCACTGAGTGTGGCCCTGGACAAGCTTCGGGCCCAGAAGAGTGACCCAGAGCACCCAGGGAGGCTGGTAGTAGAGGCTGCACTGGGAAATGTAGCTCGGGCTCTGGATCTACTGCGAAGGCACCCAGAACAG GTGGACACCAAGAACCAGGGCAGGACTGCCCTGCAGGTGGCTGCTTACTTGGGCCAGGTAGAGCTGGTGCGGCTGCTGCTGCAGGCAAGGGCAAGTGTGGACCTGCTGGATGATGAGGGCAACACTGCACTACACTATGCAGCTCTGGG GAACCAGCCTGAGGCCACAAGGGTACTCCTGAGTGCAGGATGTGGGGTGGATGCTCGAAATGGCACTCGAAGCACAGCCCTACATGTGGCTGTCCAGAGGGGCTTCCTAGAAGTGGTAAAGACCCTGTGTGAGCGTGGTTGTGACGTCAACTTGCCG GATGCCCATGCGGACACGCCCCTGCATTCTGCCATCTCTGCAGGTGCTGGTGCCAGCAGCATTGTTGAAGTCCTCACTGAGGTGCCTGGCATTGATGTCACTGCTACCAATAGCCAGGGCTTCACACTGCTGCACCATGCATCCCTCAAGGGCCATGTGCT AGCAGTCAGAAAGATTCTGGCACGGGCACGGCAGTTGGTGGATGCCAAGAAGGAAGATGGCTTTACTGCACTACATCTGGCAGCTCTTAACAACCACCGTGAGGTGGCCCAGGTCCTAATCCGAGAG GGTCGTTGTGATGTGAATGTGCGCAACCGGAAGCTTCAATCTCCACTGCATCTGGCTGTGCAGCAGGCCCACCTGGGGCTAGTACCGCTGCTCGTGGATGCTGGCTGCAGTGTCAACActgaggatgaggagggagacACAGCCCTGCATGTTGCACTGCAGCGTCATCAGCTCTTGCCCTTGGTGGCTGACAGGGCTGGGGGGGACCCAGGGCCCTTGCAGCTGCTGTCGAGG CTACAGGCCTCAGGTCTCCCGGGCAGCACAGAGCTGACTGTAGGCGCAGCAGTGGCCTGCTTCCTGGCACTGGAGGGTGCTGACATAAGCTATGCAAACCACCGTGGCAGGAGCCCACTGGACCTGGCCACCGAAGGTCGAGTGCTCAAGGCCTTGCAGGGATGTGCCCAGCGCTTCCG GGAGCGACAAGCAGGTGGCGGTGGGGGTATGCCCCCGGGCCCCCGGCACGTGCTGAGCACTCCCAACACCGTGACGAACCTGCATGTGTCTGGCACGGCAGGGCCAGATGCTGCCGAGTGCTTGGTGTGCTCGGAGCTGGCACTGCTGGTTCTGTTCTCACCGTGTCAGCATCGCACCGTGTGTGAGG AGTGCGCTCGCAGGATGAAGAAGTGCATCAGGTGCCAGGTGGTTATCAGCAAGAAGCTACGCCCAG ACGGTTCAGAGGTGGTAAACACCATCCAGGTGCCCGGTCCGCCTCGGCAGCTGGTGGAGGAGCTACAGAGCCGCTACCGGCAGATGGAGGAGCGCATCACTTGTCCGATCTGCATCGACAGCCACATCCGCCTAGTGTTCCAGTGCGGCCATGGGGCATGCGCGCCCTGCGGCGCTGCGCTCAACGCCTGCCCCATCTGCCGCCAGCCCATCCGCGACCGCATTCAGATCTTCGTGTGA
- the Mib2 gene encoding E3 ubiquitin-protein ligase MIB2 isoform X4, with protein MDLDPHAGVQVGMRVVRGMDWKWGQQDGGEGGVGTVVELGRHGSPSTPDRTVVVQWDQGTRTNYRAGYQGAHDLLLYDNAQIGIRHPNIICDCCKKHGLRGMRWKCRVCFDYDLCTQCYMHNKHDLTHAFERYETSHSRPVTLSPRQGLPRVPLRGIFQGAKVVRGPDWEWGSQDGGEGKTGRVVDIRGWDVETGRSVASVTWADGTTNVYRVGHKGKVDLKCVGEAAGGFYYKEHLPKLGKPAELQRRVSADGQPFQRGDKVKCLLDTDVLRDMQEGHGGWNPRMAEMGTVHRITDRGDVRVQFNHETRWTFHPGALTKHNSFWVGDVVRVIDDLDTAKRLQAGHGEWTDDMAPALGRVGKVVKVFGDGNLRVAVGGQRWTFSPSCLVAYRPEEDANLDVAERSRENKSSLSVALDKLRAQKSDPEHPGRLVVEAALGNVARALDLLRRHPEQVDTKNQGRTALQVAAYLGQVELVRLLLQARASVDLLDDEGNTALHYAALGNQPEATRVLLSAGCGVDARNGTRSTALHVAVQRGFLEVVKTLCERGCDVNLPDAHADTPLHSAISAGAGASSIVEVLTEVPGIDVTATNSQGFTLLHHASLKGHVLAVRKILARARQLVDAKKEDGFTALHLAALNNHREVAQVLIREGRCDVNVRNRKLQSPLHLAVQQAHLGLVPLLVDAGCSVNTEDEEGDTALHVALQRHQLLPLVADRAGGDPGPLQLLSRLQASGLPGSTELTVGAAVACFLALEGADISYANHRGRSPLDLATEGRVLKALQGCAQRFRERQAGGGGGMPPGPRHVLSTPNTVTNLHVSGTAGPDAAECLVCSELALLVLFSPCQHRTVCEECARRMKKCIRCQVVISKKLRPDGSEVVNTIQVPGPPRQLVEELQSRYRQMEERITCPICIDSHIRLVFQCGHGACAPCGAALNACPICRQPIRDRIQIFV; from the exons ATGGACCTGGACCCCCATGCAGGCGTGCAGGTGGGCATGCGTGTGGTGCGTGGAATGGACTGGAAGTGGGGCCAGCAGGATGGAGGTGAGGGCGGTGTGGGCACTGTGGTGGAGCTTGGACGCCATGGCAGCCCCTCAACCCCCGACCGCACAGTTGTCGTTCAGTGGGACCAGGGCACACGCACCAACTATCGAGCTGGCTACCAAGGTGCCCATGACCTGCTGCTCTACGACAACGCCCAAATCG GTATCCGTCACCCCAACATCATCTGTGACTGCTGCAAGAAACATGGACTTCGTGGCATGCGTTGGAAGTGTCGTGTCTGCTTTGACTATGACCTCTGCACACAGTGCTACATGCACAACAAACATGACCTTACCCATGCCTTTGAGCGCTATGAGACATCCCACTCACGCCC GGTCACACTGAGTCCCCGACAGGGTCTCCCTCGAGTCCCACTAAGGGGCATCTTTCAGGGAGCAAAAGTGGTCCGAGGCCCTGACTGGGAATGGGGCTCACAAGATG gaggggaagggaagacagGCCGTGTGGTGGACATCCGTGgctgggatgtggagacaggCCGAAGTGTGGCCAGTGTGACATGGGCAGATGGAACCACCAATGTGTACCGTGTGGGCCACAAGGGCAAGGTGGACCTCAAGTGTGTTGGTGAGGCAGCTGGCGGCTTTTACTACAAGGAGCACCTCCCGAAGCTTG GCAAGCCAGCAGAGCTGCAGCGCAGGGTGAGTGCTGATGGCCAGCCCTTCCAGCGTGGAGACAAGGTCAAGTGTCTGCTGGACACAGATGTCCTAAGGGATATGCAAGAAGGCCATGGTGGCTGGAACCCTAGGATGGCGGAG ATGGGCACCGTGCACCGCATCACAGACCGTGGGGACGTGCGTGTGCAGTTCAACCATGAGACCCGCTGGACCTTCCACCCTGGGGCTCTCACTAAG CACAACAGCTTCTGGGTGGGTGACGTGGTCCGGGTCATCGATGATCTTGACACTGCGAAGCGACTGCAGGCTGGACATGGCGAATGGACCGATGACATGGCCCCT GCCCTGGGCCGAGTTGGGAAAGTGGTGAAGGTGTTTGGAGATGGAAACTTGCGAGTGGCAGTTGGTGGTCAACGGTGGACCTTTAGCCCCTCCTGCTTAGTGGCCTATCGGCCTGAGGAAGATGCCAACTTGGATGTGGCTGAGCGTTCCAGAGAGAACAAAA GCTCACTGAGTGTGGCCCTGGACAAGCTTCGGGCCCAGAAGAGTGACCCAGAGCACCCAGGGAGGCTGGTAGTAGAGGCTGCACTGGGAAATGTAGCTCGGGCTCTGGATCTACTGCGAAGGCACCCAGAACAG GTGGACACCAAGAACCAGGGCAGGACTGCCCTGCAGGTGGCTGCTTACTTGGGCCAGGTAGAGCTGGTGCGGCTGCTGCTGCAGGCAAGGGCAAGTGTGGACCTGCTGGATGATGAGGGCAACACTGCACTACACTATGCAGCTCTGGG GAACCAGCCTGAGGCCACAAGGGTACTCCTGAGTGCAGGATGTGGGGTGGATGCTCGAAATGGCACTCGAAGCACAGCCCTACATGTGGCTGTCCAGAGGGGCTTCCTAGAAGTGGTAAAGACCCTGTGTGAGCGTGGTTGTGACGTCAACTTGCCG GATGCCCATGCGGACACGCCCCTGCATTCTGCCATCTCTGCAGGTGCTGGTGCCAGCAGCATTGTTGAAGTCCTCACTGAGGTGCCTGGCATTGATGTCACTGCTACCAATAGCCAGGGCTTCACACTGCTGCACCATGCATCCCTCAAGGGCCATGTGCT AGCAGTCAGAAAGATTCTGGCACGGGCACGGCAGTTGGTGGATGCCAAGAAGGAAGATGGCTTTACTGCACTACATCTGGCAGCTCTTAACAACCACCGTGAGGTGGCCCAGGTCCTAATCCGAGAG GGTCGTTGTGATGTGAATGTGCGCAACCGGAAGCTTCAATCTCCACTGCATCTGGCTGTGCAGCAGGCCCACCTGGGGCTAGTACCGCTGCTCGTGGATGCTGGCTGCAGTGTCAACActgaggatgaggagggagacACAGCCCTGCATGTTGCACTGCAGCGTCATCAGCTCTTGCCCTTGGTGGCTGACAGGGCTGGGGGGGACCCAGGGCCCTTGCAGCTGCTGTCGAGG CTACAGGCCTCAGGTCTCCCGGGCAGCACAGAGCTGACTGTAGGCGCAGCAGTGGCCTGCTTCCTGGCACTGGAGGGTGCTGACATAAGCTATGCAAACCACCGTGGCAGGAGCCCACTGGACCTGGCCACCGAAGGTCGAGTGCTCAAGGCCTTGCAGGGATGTGCCCAGCGCTTCCG GGAGCGACAAGCAGGTGGCGGTGGGGGTATGCCCCCGGGCCCCCGGCACGTGCTGAGCACTCCCAACACCGTGACGAACCTGCATGTGTCTGGCACGGCAGGGCCAGATGCTGCCGAGTGCTTGGTGTGCTCGGAGCTGGCACTGCTGGTTCTGTTCTCACCGTGTCAGCATCGCACCGTGTGTGAGG AGTGCGCTCGCAGGATGAAGAAGTGCATCAGGTGCCAGGTGGTTATCAGCAAGAAGCTACGCCCAG ACGGTTCAGAGGTGGTAAACACCATCCAGGTGCCCGGTCCGCCTCGGCAGCTGGTGGAGGAGCTACAGAGCCGCTACCGGCAGATGGAGGAGCGCATCACTTGTCCGATCTGCATCGACAGCCACATCCGCCTAGTGTTCCAGTGCGGCCATGGGGCATGCGCGCCCTGCGGCGCTGCGCTCAACGCCTGCCCCATCTGCCGCCAGCCCATCCGCGACCGCATTCAGATCTTCGTGTGA
- the Mib2 gene encoding E3 ubiquitin-protein ligase MIB2 isoform X3, producing the protein MDLDPHAGVQVGMRVVRGMDWKWGQQDGGEGGVGTVVELGRHGSPSTPDRTVVVQWDQGTRTNYRAGYQGAHDLLLYDNAQIGIRHPNIICDCCKKHGLRGMRWKCRVCFDYDLCTQCYMHNKHDLTHAFERYETSHSRPVTLSPRQGLPRVPLRGIFQGAKVVRGPDWEWGSQDGGEGKTGRVVDIRGWDVETGRSVASVTWADGTTNVYRVGHKGKVDLKCVGEAAGGFYYKEHLPKLGKPAELQRRVSADGQPFQRGDKVKCLLDTDVLRDMQEGHGGWNPRMAEFIGQMGTVHRITDRGDVRVQFNHETRWTFHPGALTKHNSFWVGDVVRVIDDLDTAKRLQAGHGEWTDDMAPALGRVGKVVKVFGDGNLRVAVGGQRWTFSPSCLVAYRPEEDANLDVAERSRENKSSLSVALDKLRAQKSDPEHPGRLVVEAALGNVARALDLLRRHPEQVDTKNQGRTALQVAAYLGQVELVRLLLQARASVDLLDDEGNTALHYAALGNQPEATRVLLSAGCGVDARNGTRSTALHVAVQRGFLEVVKTLCERGCDVNLPDAHADTPLHSAISAGAGASSIVEVLTEVPGIDVTATNSQGFTLLHHASLKGHVLAVRKILARARQLVDAKKEDGFTALHLAALNNHREVAQVLIREGRCDVNVRNRKLQSPLHLAVQQAHLGLVPLLVDAGCSVNTEDEEGDTALHVALQRHQLLPLVADRAGGDPGPLQLLSRLQASGLPGSTELTVGAAVACFLALEGADISYANHRGRSPLDLATEGRVLKALQGCAQRFRERQAGGGGGMPPGPRHVLSTPNTVTNLHVSGTAGPDAAECLVCSELALLVLFSPCQHRTVCEECARRMKKCIRCQVVISKKLRPDGSEVVNTIQVPGPPRQLVEELQSRYRQMEERITCPICIDSHIRLVFQCGHGACAPCGAALNACPICRQPIRDRIQIFV; encoded by the exons ATGGACCTGGACCCCCATGCAGGCGTGCAGGTGGGCATGCGTGTGGTGCGTGGAATGGACTGGAAGTGGGGCCAGCAGGATGGAGGTGAGGGCGGTGTGGGCACTGTGGTGGAGCTTGGACGCCATGGCAGCCCCTCAACCCCCGACCGCACAGTTGTCGTTCAGTGGGACCAGGGCACACGCACCAACTATCGAGCTGGCTACCAAGGTGCCCATGACCTGCTGCTCTACGACAACGCCCAAATCG GTATCCGTCACCCCAACATCATCTGTGACTGCTGCAAGAAACATGGACTTCGTGGCATGCGTTGGAAGTGTCGTGTCTGCTTTGACTATGACCTCTGCACACAGTGCTACATGCACAACAAACATGACCTTACCCATGCCTTTGAGCGCTATGAGACATCCCACTCACGCCC GGTCACACTGAGTCCCCGACAGGGTCTCCCTCGAGTCCCACTAAGGGGCATCTTTCAGGGAGCAAAAGTGGTCCGAGGCCCTGACTGGGAATGGGGCTCACAAGATG gaggggaagggaagacagGCCGTGTGGTGGACATCCGTGgctgggatgtggagacaggCCGAAGTGTGGCCAGTGTGACATGGGCAGATGGAACCACCAATGTGTACCGTGTGGGCCACAAGGGCAAGGTGGACCTCAAGTGTGTTGGTGAGGCAGCTGGCGGCTTTTACTACAAGGAGCACCTCCCGAAGCTTG GCAAGCCAGCAGAGCTGCAGCGCAGGGTGAGTGCTGATGGCCAGCCCTTCCAGCGTGGAGACAAGGTCAAGTGTCTGCTGGACACAGATGTCCTAAGGGATATGCAAGAAGGCCATGGTGGCTGGAACCCTAGGATGGCGGAG TTTATCGGACAGATGGGCACCGTGCACCGCATCACAGACCGTGGGGACGTGCGTGTGCAGTTCAACCATGAGACCCGCTGGACCTTCCACCCTGGGGCTCTCACTAAG CACAACAGCTTCTGGGTGGGTGACGTGGTCCGGGTCATCGATGATCTTGACACTGCGAAGCGACTGCAGGCTGGACATGGCGAATGGACCGATGACATGGCCCCT GCCCTGGGCCGAGTTGGGAAAGTGGTGAAGGTGTTTGGAGATGGAAACTTGCGAGTGGCAGTTGGTGGTCAACGGTGGACCTTTAGCCCCTCCTGCTTAGTGGCCTATCGGCCTGAGGAAGATGCCAACTTGGATGTGGCTGAGCGTTCCAGAGAGAACAAAA GCTCACTGAGTGTGGCCCTGGACAAGCTTCGGGCCCAGAAGAGTGACCCAGAGCACCCAGGGAGGCTGGTAGTAGAGGCTGCACTGGGAAATGTAGCTCGGGCTCTGGATCTACTGCGAAGGCACCCAGAACAG GTGGACACCAAGAACCAGGGCAGGACTGCCCTGCAGGTGGCTGCTTACTTGGGCCAGGTAGAGCTGGTGCGGCTGCTGCTGCAGGCAAGGGCAAGTGTGGACCTGCTGGATGATGAGGGCAACACTGCACTACACTATGCAGCTCTGGG GAACCAGCCTGAGGCCACAAGGGTACTCCTGAGTGCAGGATGTGGGGTGGATGCTCGAAATGGCACTCGAAGCACAGCCCTACATGTGGCTGTCCAGAGGGGCTTCCTAGAAGTGGTAAAGACCCTGTGTGAGCGTGGTTGTGACGTCAACTTGCCG GATGCCCATGCGGACACGCCCCTGCATTCTGCCATCTCTGCAGGTGCTGGTGCCAGCAGCATTGTTGAAGTCCTCACTGAGGTGCCTGGCATTGATGTCACTGCTACCAATAGCCAGGGCTTCACACTGCTGCACCATGCATCCCTCAAGGGCCATGTGCT AGCAGTCAGAAAGATTCTGGCACGGGCACGGCAGTTGGTGGATGCCAAGAAGGAAGATGGCTTTACTGCACTACATCTGGCAGCTCTTAACAACCACCGTGAGGTGGCCCAGGTCCTAATCCGAGAG GGTCGTTGTGATGTGAATGTGCGCAACCGGAAGCTTCAATCTCCACTGCATCTGGCTGTGCAGCAGGCCCACCTGGGGCTAGTACCGCTGCTCGTGGATGCTGGCTGCAGTGTCAACActgaggatgaggagggagacACAGCCCTGCATGTTGCACTGCAGCGTCATCAGCTCTTGCCCTTGGTGGCTGACAGGGCTGGGGGGGACCCAGGGCCCTTGCAGCTGCTGTCGAGG CTACAGGCCTCAGGTCTCCCGGGCAGCACAGAGCTGACTGTAGGCGCAGCAGTGGCCTGCTTCCTGGCACTGGAGGGTGCTGACATAAGCTATGCAAACCACCGTGGCAGGAGCCCACTGGACCTGGCCACCGAAGGTCGAGTGCTCAAGGCCTTGCAGGGATGTGCCCAGCGCTTCCG GGAGCGACAAGCAGGTGGCGGTGGGGGTATGCCCCCGGGCCCCCGGCACGTGCTGAGCACTCCCAACACCGTGACGAACCTGCATGTGTCTGGCACGGCAGGGCCAGATGCTGCCGAGTGCTTGGTGTGCTCGGAGCTGGCACTGCTGGTTCTGTTCTCACCGTGTCAGCATCGCACCGTGTGTGAGG AGTGCGCTCGCAGGATGAAGAAGTGCATCAGGTGCCAGGTGGTTATCAGCAAGAAGCTACGCCCAG ACGGTTCAGAGGTGGTAAACACCATCCAGGTGCCCGGTCCGCCTCGGCAGCTGGTGGAGGAGCTACAGAGCCGCTACCGGCAGATGGAGGAGCGCATCACTTGTCCGATCTGCATCGACAGCCACATCCGCCTAGTGTTCCAGTGCGGCCATGGGGCATGCGCGCCCTGCGGCGCTGCGCTCAACGCCTGCCCCATCTGCCGCCAGCCCATCCGCGACCGCATTCAGATCTTCGTGTGA